The following are encoded together in the Variovorax sp. PBS-H4 genome:
- a CDS encoding amidohydrolase family protein: MAEVATGAKSGKVVIRNIGLLLSGDLDRPILEADTIVVNDGLIVAVGKEKDCDTEGARTVIDAKQTCVAPGLIDSHVHPVAGDWTPRQSQLNWIESSLNGGVTTMISAGEVHYPGRPKDIVGLKALAITAQRAFDAFRPAGVKVLAGAPVIEKGMVESDFKELAEAGVSLLGEVGLGTVKAGYEAKEMVAWARKYGMQSTIHTGGPSVPGSGYIDKDTVLEADADIIGHINGGHTSLSMKHVCELCEQSTRGIEIVHNGNEKVAVGAARAAIELKCPHRVILGTDGPAGSGVQPLGILRMVSLISSMADIPAELVFCFATGNTARLRNLNCGLIEPGRAADFVFMDRAQHTYGKTLLESVQLGDIPGVGMVMIDGIVRCGRSRNTPPATEIPVAVAGAH, from the coding sequence ATGGCAGAAGTCGCAACTGGCGCAAAGTCGGGCAAGGTCGTCATCCGGAACATAGGTCTGCTGCTCTCCGGCGACCTCGACCGCCCCATCCTGGAGGCCGACACGATCGTCGTGAACGACGGCCTGATCGTCGCCGTCGGCAAGGAAAAAGACTGCGACACCGAAGGCGCCAGGACGGTCATCGATGCGAAGCAGACCTGCGTCGCGCCCGGCCTGATCGACAGCCACGTCCACCCGGTGGCGGGCGACTGGACGCCGCGCCAGAGCCAGCTCAACTGGATCGAGTCCAGCCTCAACGGCGGCGTGACCACCATGATCTCGGCCGGCGAAGTGCACTACCCCGGGCGGCCCAAGGACATCGTCGGCCTCAAGGCCCTGGCCATCACGGCGCAACGCGCCTTCGACGCCTTCCGCCCCGCGGGCGTGAAAGTGCTGGCCGGTGCGCCGGTGATCGAGAAGGGCATGGTCGAGAGTGACTTCAAGGAATTGGCCGAGGCCGGCGTGAGCCTGCTGGGCGAAGTGGGCCTGGGCACGGTGAAGGCCGGCTACGAAGCCAAGGAGATGGTAGCCTGGGCACGCAAATACGGCATGCAGAGCACCATCCACACGGGTGGCCCTTCGGTGCCGGGCTCGGGCTACATCGACAAGGACACGGTGCTGGAGGCCGACGCCGACATCATCGGCCACATCAACGGCGGCCACACCTCGCTGTCGATGAAGCACGTGTGCGAACTGTGCGAGCAGAGCACGCGCGGCATCGAGATCGTCCACAACGGCAATGAGAAGGTGGCCGTCGGCGCGGCGCGCGCGGCCATCGAACTCAAGTGCCCGCACCGCGTGATCCTGGGCACCGACGGCCCGGCCGGCTCGGGCGTGCAGCCGCTGGGCATCCTGCGCATGGTGTCGCTGATCTCGTCGATGGCCGACATCCCGGCCGAGCTCGTGTTCTGCTTTGCGACCGGCAACACCGCGCGCCTGCGCAACCTGAACTGCGGGCTGATCGAACCCGGCCGCGCGGCCGACTTCGTCTTCATGGACCGGGCCCAGCACACGTACGGCAAGACCTTGCTTGAAAGCGTGCAGCTGGGCGACATCCCCGGTGTCGGGATGGTAATGATCGACGGCATCGTTCGCTGCGGGCGCAGCCGCAACACGCCGCCGGCCACGGAGATTCCGGTGGCGGTGGCAGGCGCGCACTGA
- a CDS encoding TetR family transcriptional regulator — protein MAAARAPKPATRRTGVREAAAQATRDSILRAATKVFAKYGYDGGSVEKISKAANSYDRMIYYYFGSKEGLFIAVLETIYRRMDDAEAALHLDASRPVEALAAVIRFVLGYYRKNPEFVTLLNTENLHKGRHIAKSLRAREYSSRAIAIIQELLESGVAQGLFRKDVAARDLYLLIASTGYFYTSNRHTLTAFLGEPLETPEAVAHWEDFVIETVLRTVDAGAPEEETSPPHEDEKWQKSQLAQSRARSSSGT, from the coding sequence ATGGCAGCGGCCCGCGCACCCAAGCCGGCTACGCGCCGCACCGGCGTGCGCGAAGCCGCGGCGCAGGCCACGCGCGACAGCATCCTGCGCGCAGCGACCAAGGTGTTCGCCAAGTACGGCTACGACGGCGGCAGCGTCGAGAAGATCTCGAAGGCCGCCAACTCGTACGACCGGATGATCTATTACTACTTCGGCAGCAAGGAAGGGCTGTTCATCGCGGTGCTGGAAACCATCTACCGCCGCATGGACGACGCGGAGGCAGCGCTCCACCTGGATGCGAGCCGGCCGGTCGAGGCACTGGCAGCGGTGATCCGCTTCGTGCTCGGCTACTACCGCAAGAACCCGGAGTTCGTGACGCTGCTCAACACCGAGAACCTGCACAAGGGCCGGCACATCGCGAAGTCGCTGCGCGCGCGCGAGTACTCGTCGAGGGCCATCGCGATCATCCAGGAGCTGCTCGAAAGCGGCGTGGCGCAAGGCCTGTTCCGCAAGGACGTGGCGGCCCGCGACCTGTACCTGCTGATCGCCTCCACCGGCTACTTCTACACCTCCAACCGCCACACGCTGACCGCCTTCCTGGGCGAGCCGCTGGAGACGCCGGAGGCGGTTGCCCACTGGGAGGACTTCGTGATCGAGACCGTGCTGCGCACGGTCGACGCGGGCGCTCCCGAGGAAGAAACATCACCACCCCACGAGGACGAGAAATGGCAGAAGTCGCAACTGGCGCAAAGTCGGGCAAGGTCGTCATCCGGAACATAG
- a CDS encoding ferredoxin--NADP reductase, translating into MSAFSEERVLSVHHWTDRLFTFTTTRDPALRFSNGHFTMIGLKVNNKPLLRAYSIVSPNYEEHLEFLSIKVEEGPLTSKLQHIQVGDTIIVGRKPTGTLLIDYTLPGKRLYLFGTGTGLAPFMSIIRDPETYEKYEQVILVHGVRQIDELAYHDLVTDHLPKHEILGEMIEKQLLYYPTVTREEFRNMGRITDLIATNKLTDDLGLPPLNAAEDRVMLCGSPGLLVDLKHILEGRGFKEGNTSTPGDFVIERAFAEK; encoded by the coding sequence ATGAGTGCCTTCAGCGAAGAACGTGTGTTGAGCGTCCACCACTGGACCGACCGCCTGTTCACCTTCACCACCACCCGCGACCCGGCGCTGCGCTTCTCGAACGGCCATTTCACGATGATCGGGCTGAAGGTCAACAACAAGCCCTTGCTGCGCGCCTACAGCATCGTGAGCCCGAACTACGAGGAGCACCTGGAGTTCCTCAGCATCAAGGTCGAGGAAGGACCGCTGACCTCCAAGCTGCAGCACATCCAGGTGGGCGACACCATCATCGTGGGCCGCAAGCCCACCGGCACGCTGCTGATCGACTACACGTTGCCGGGCAAGCGCCTCTATCTTTTCGGCACGGGCACCGGCCTCGCCCCGTTCATGAGCATCATCCGCGACCCGGAGACCTACGAGAAATACGAGCAGGTCATCCTGGTGCATGGCGTGCGCCAGATCGACGAGCTGGCCTATCACGACCTGGTGACCGACCACCTGCCCAAGCATGAAATTCTGGGCGAGATGATCGAGAAGCAGTTGCTCTACTACCCGACGGTCACGCGCGAGGAGTTCCGCAACATGGGCCGCATCACCGACCTGATCGCGACCAACAAGCTGACCGACGACCTGGGCCTGCCGCCGCTGAATGCCGCCGAAGACCGCGTCATGCTGTGCGGCAGCCCCGGCCTGCTGGTGGACCTGAAGCACATCCTGGAAGGCCGGGGCTTCAAGGAAGGCAACACGTCGACCCCCGGTGACTTCGTCATCGAACGCGCCTTCGCCGAAAAGTAA
- a CDS encoding 6-hydroxynicotinate reductase: protein MTEHTKTDGLPGMDVPVLPEAGGRAPLRNERMSTGKVECNACPVLCQISEGRTGACDRYANREGVLVRVDPVLLLRRELASESPALVPFARPAAEPATPGAEPEWSGDLLHADEVFVTGVGSSTTYPDYKPAPFIVASKAQGVDMVTVVTEGIFSYCSFKVKIDTDRFLGAEQANVRYRGEVVGHVTTAEYGSQMLSLGGVHHLTGGSKKEGRMTAELMQLLGNKKAVECVIDGGAGMVIQAGRAPIVNGVEEQRMRVGCGSAAIGIFARQLFGQADEVVVVDDHITGVLTEHQAGRCLDMQPSGIQMRGRKSTPGRYFQVANPGNGWGGTDIDDPLSIIEGWEEGVARPGLRLLMTSTTGEHAQWYVLDDELRPVEQQMPAEVRRVVERIGENCEPSLCSVLFLGGAGGSLRAGVTENPVLLTRAIKRALVNVTCGGAPAYVWPGGGITVMADVLRMPDNSFGTVPTPAIVAPIEFSMRREDYAALGGHMEHVFSLEQALARGAWQNDGAPLARQWLRMDDANPWPLGQPPMLG from the coding sequence ATGACCGAACACACCAAGACAGACGGATTGCCCGGCATGGACGTACCCGTGCTGCCCGAAGCCGGCGGCCGCGCACCCTTGCGCAACGAGCGCATGAGCACCGGAAAGGTCGAGTGCAACGCGTGCCCCGTGCTCTGCCAGATCTCCGAGGGGCGCACCGGCGCCTGCGACCGCTATGCCAACCGCGAGGGCGTGCTGGTGCGGGTCGACCCGGTGCTGCTGCTGCGCCGCGAACTGGCCAGCGAGTCTCCGGCGCTGGTGCCTTTCGCGCGCCCCGCTGCCGAGCCGGCCACCCCCGGCGCCGAGCCCGAATGGAGCGGAGATCTCCTTCACGCCGACGAGGTTTTCGTGACCGGCGTGGGCTCCTCCACCACCTACCCCGATTACAAGCCCGCGCCCTTCATCGTCGCTTCCAAGGCCCAGGGCGTCGACATGGTCACGGTGGTGACGGAAGGCATCTTCAGCTACTGCAGCTTCAAGGTGAAGATCGACACCGACCGCTTCCTCGGTGCCGAGCAGGCCAACGTGCGCTATCGCGGCGAGGTGGTCGGCCACGTCACCACCGCCGAGTACGGCTCGCAGATGCTCTCGCTCGGCGGCGTGCACCACCTCACCGGCGGCAGCAAGAAGGAAGGCCGGATGACGGCCGAGCTGATGCAGCTGCTGGGCAACAAGAAGGCGGTGGAATGCGTGATCGACGGCGGCGCCGGCATGGTGATCCAGGCCGGTCGCGCGCCGATCGTCAACGGCGTCGAGGAGCAGCGCATGCGCGTGGGCTGCGGCTCGGCCGCGATCGGCATCTTCGCGCGCCAGCTCTTCGGCCAGGCGGACGAGGTGGTGGTGGTCGACGACCACATCACCGGCGTGCTCACCGAGCACCAGGCCGGGCGTTGCCTCGACATGCAGCCCTCGGGTATCCAGATGCGGGGGCGCAAGTCCACGCCGGGGCGCTACTTCCAGGTGGCCAATCCGGGCAACGGCTGGGGCGGCACCGACATCGACGACCCGCTCTCGATCATCGAGGGCTGGGAAGAGGGCGTCGCCAGGCCTGGCCTGCGTCTCTTGATGACGTCCACCACCGGCGAGCATGCGCAGTGGTACGTGCTCGACGACGAGCTCAGGCCCGTCGAGCAGCAGATGCCGGCCGAAGTGCGCCGCGTCGTCGAGCGCATCGGCGAGAACTGCGAGCCCTCGCTGTGCAGCGTGCTCTTTCTCGGCGGCGCGGGCGGGTCGTTGCGCGCGGGCGTGACCGAGAACCCCGTGCTGCTCACCCGTGCCATCAAGCGGGCGCTGGTCAACGTGACCTGTGGCGGCGCGCCGGCCTATGTGTGGCCGGGCGGCGGGATCACCGTGATGGCCGATGTGCTGCGCATGCCCGACAACAGCTTCGGCACCGTGCCGACGCCGGCCATCGTGGCGCCCATCGAGTTCAGCATGCGGCGCGAGGACTACGCCGCGCTCGGCGGCCACATGGAGCATGTGTTCTCGCTCGAGCAGGCGCTCGCCCGCGGCGCCTGGCAGAACGACGGCGCACCGCTCGCGCGCCAATGGCTTCGCATGGACGATGCCAACCCGTGGCCGCTCGGCCAGCCCCCGATGCTGGGTTGA
- a CDS encoding UPF0280 family protein, with amino-acid sequence MNAQRSALEGGRWHFNHGPIDIVAEAHGNEVEVAVAHELAWRRFGTVLDELVAELRLLRQPVGEACALQGVIARRMWAACAPFRAGFITPMAAVAGAVAQELVTCYQREGIERAWINNGGDIALHLAPGQSARVGLFADLARFDLRERGPLTTDGQFELRAEMPVRGVATSGWRGRSFSLGIADSVTVLAATAAQADAAATVIANAVDVEDAGIHRRPASECKDDSDLGDIPVTVNVEPLAPAQVQRALAAGAERAADLQRAGLIGSAMLVCQGQWRLVEPLSLQASGTSALANLPQAAALGSVFA; translated from the coding sequence ATGAACGCCCAACGCAGCGCCCTCGAAGGAGGCCGCTGGCACTTCAATCATGGCCCGATCGACATCGTGGCCGAGGCGCACGGCAACGAGGTCGAGGTTGCCGTCGCGCACGAGCTCGCGTGGCGGCGCTTCGGCACGGTGCTCGACGAACTCGTGGCCGAGCTGCGGCTGCTGCGCCAGCCCGTGGGCGAGGCGTGTGCACTGCAGGGTGTCATCGCACGCCGCATGTGGGCAGCTTGCGCACCCTTCCGCGCCGGCTTCATCACGCCGATGGCCGCGGTGGCGGGCGCCGTCGCCCAGGAACTCGTGACGTGCTATCAGCGCGAAGGCATCGAGCGCGCCTGGATCAACAACGGCGGCGACATCGCATTGCACCTTGCCCCGGGCCAGTCCGCGCGGGTCGGTCTGTTCGCCGACCTGGCGCGCTTCGATCTTCGCGAGCGCGGGCCGCTCACGACCGATGGGCAGTTCGAACTGCGCGCCGAGATGCCCGTGCGCGGCGTCGCCACCAGCGGCTGGCGCGGGCGCAGCTTTTCCCTGGGCATTGCCGACAGCGTGACCGTGCTCGCGGCGACGGCGGCCCAGGCCGATGCGGCCGCCACGGTGATCGCCAATGCGGTCGATGTGGAAGACGCGGGCATCCACCGTCGCCCGGCCAGCGAATGCAAGGACGACAGCGACCTCGGCGACATCCCGGTGACGGTGAATGTCGAGCCTCTCGCCCCCGCGCAGGTGCAGCGCGCACTGGCCGCGGGCGCAGAGCGCGCCGCAGATCTGCAGCGTGCCGGCCTGATCGGCTCCGCCATGCTCGTTTGCCAGGGGCAATGGCGGCTGGTGGAGCCCTTAAGCTTGCAGGCATCGGGCACGTCTGCACTTGCGAATCTGCCGCAGGCTGCTGCACTTGGTTCAGTATTTGCTTAA
- a CDS encoding amino acid synthesis family protein translates to MIDIRRVFTQVEHIHHEFGPRAPTPLVRGAIAAVLTNPFAGRYEPDILPMMALLDPVGVDMAHRLHRAMDVPIDRIATYGKGAIVGAAGELEHGALWHVPGGYAMRELLGWKGDRAAYTAGTVDENKTGQPGNALSIVPSTKKVGPPGAALDVPLTNINASYVRGQFDAIEVRVPGAPAADEIVFILAMSTGYRVHDRVGGLRAENIAKWDGLR, encoded by the coding sequence ATGATCGATATCCGCCGTGTCTTCACCCAGGTCGAGCACATACACCACGAATTCGGCCCGCGCGCCCCGACGCCGCTGGTGCGCGGTGCCATCGCCGCGGTGCTGACCAATCCCTTTGCCGGCCGCTACGAACCGGACATCCTGCCGATGATGGCCCTGCTGGACCCGGTGGGTGTCGATATGGCGCATCGCCTGCACCGCGCCATGGACGTGCCGATCGATCGCATCGCGACCTACGGCAAGGGTGCGATCGTGGGCGCCGCCGGTGAACTCGAGCATGGGGCGCTGTGGCATGTGCCGGGCGGCTACGCCATGCGCGAGCTGCTGGGCTGGAAGGGCGATCGCGCCGCCTACACCGCCGGCACCGTCGACGAGAACAAGACCGGGCAGCCCGGCAACGCGCTGTCGATCGTGCCTTCGACCAAGAAGGTCGGGCCGCCCGGCGCGGCGCTCGACGTGCCGCTCACCAACATCAATGCCAGCTATGTGCGTGGCCAGTTCGACGCGATCGAGGTCCGCGTGCCGGGTGCGCCGGCGGCCGACGAGATCGTCTTCATCCTCGCGATGAGCACCGGCTACCGCGTGCACGACCGTGTCGGCGGCTTGCGCGCCGAGAACATCGCCAAGTGGGATGGCCTGCGCTGA
- a CDS encoding amino acid synthesis family protein: MSANIRKLVVQIDETRKEMGKTIDPPTRRAVAIAVIKNPYAGRYSESLDELIAIGEELGALLGQKAVKALGIEPSQAQSYGKAAIVGESGELEHAAAILHPKLGAPLRVAVEKGAALVPSAKKRGTLGTPIDVPLGHKDAAFVRSHFDAVEARVSDAPRANEIVVAVAVTDSGRPLPRVGGLQVSEIKGEDGLR; the protein is encoded by the coding sequence ATGAGCGCCAACATCCGCAAGCTCGTCGTGCAGATCGACGAAACCCGCAAGGAAATGGGCAAGACGATCGACCCGCCGACGCGCCGCGCCGTCGCCATCGCGGTCATCAAGAACCCCTACGCCGGCCGCTACAGCGAATCGCTGGATGAGCTGATTGCCATCGGCGAGGAGCTCGGCGCCCTGCTGGGCCAGAAAGCCGTCAAGGCGCTGGGCATCGAGCCCAGCCAGGCCCAGAGCTACGGCAAGGCCGCGATCGTTGGCGAAAGCGGCGAGCTCGAGCATGCAGCGGCGATCCTGCACCCCAAGCTCGGCGCGCCGTTGCGCGTGGCGGTCGAGAAGGGCGCGGCCCTGGTGCCTTCGGCCAAGAAGCGCGGCACGCTCGGCACCCCCATCGACGTGCCGCTCGGCCACAAGGACGCCGCCTTCGTGCGCAGCCATTTCGACGCCGTCGAGGCACGCGTGTCCGATGCCCCGCGCGCCAATGAGATCGTGGTCGCCGTCGCCGTGACCGACAGCGGACGCCCGCTGCCGCGCGTCGGCGGGCTGCAGGTCTCCGAGATCAAGGGCGAAGACGGACTCCGCTGA
- a CDS encoding ABC transporter substrate-binding protein, giving the protein MRFAFSAVSIAALTFALIPAAQAQGVIKIGEINSYKAQPAFLEPYKKGMELAVDEINAAGGVNGKKIELVSRDDNANPGDAVRVAEELVSREKVDMLAGTFLSNTGLAVTDFAKQKKFFFLAGEPLTDKITWQGGNQYTFRLRPGTYMQAAMLVPEAAKLKKKRWALVYPNYEYGQSAVAAFKNLLKAAQPDVEFVAEQATPLGKVDAGSVVQALADAKPDAIFNVLFAADLSKFVREGNTRGLFKDREVVSVLTGEPEYMDPLKDEAPNGWIVTGYPWYGINTPEHKKFEQAYQAKFKDYPRLGSVVGYSMIKSAAAGIAKAKSTDTDKLVAAFKGLQVDTPFGKISYRPEDHQSTMGAFVGRTKNEGGKGVMVNYVYLDGADAKYQPPAEELKKSRAND; this is encoded by the coding sequence ATGCGTTTCGCCTTCAGCGCGGTGTCGATCGCCGCTCTCACCTTCGCACTGATTCCCGCCGCGCAAGCGCAGGGCGTGATCAAGATCGGCGAAATCAACAGCTACAAGGCCCAGCCCGCCTTCCTCGAGCCCTACAAGAAGGGCATGGAGCTGGCGGTCGACGAGATCAACGCCGCGGGGGGCGTGAACGGCAAGAAGATCGAGCTCGTCAGCCGTGACGACAACGCCAACCCCGGCGACGCAGTGCGCGTGGCCGAGGAGCTGGTCTCGCGCGAGAAGGTCGACATGCTCGCAGGCACCTTCCTGTCGAACACCGGCCTGGCGGTCACCGACTTCGCCAAGCAGAAGAAGTTCTTCTTCCTGGCCGGTGAGCCGCTCACCGACAAGATCACCTGGCAGGGCGGCAACCAGTACACCTTCCGCCTGCGTCCCGGCACCTACATGCAGGCTGCGATGCTGGTGCCCGAGGCGGCCAAGCTCAAGAAGAAGCGCTGGGCCCTGGTCTACCCCAACTACGAGTATGGCCAGTCGGCGGTGGCGGCCTTCAAGAACCTGCTGAAGGCTGCGCAGCCCGACGTGGAATTCGTGGCCGAGCAGGCGACGCCCCTCGGCAAGGTCGATGCCGGCAGCGTCGTGCAGGCCCTGGCAGACGCCAAGCCTGATGCCATCTTCAACGTGCTCTTCGCCGCCGACCTCTCGAAGTTCGTGCGCGAGGGCAACACCCGCGGCCTGTTCAAGGACCGTGAGGTCGTCAGTGTGCTGACCGGCGAGCCGGAGTACATGGATCCGCTGAAGGACGAGGCCCCCAATGGGTGGATCGTGACCGGCTATCCGTGGTACGGCATCAACACGCCCGAGCACAAGAAGTTCGAGCAGGCCTACCAGGCCAAGTTCAAGGACTACCCGCGCCTGGGCTCGGTGGTGGGCTACAGCATGATCAAGTCGGCCGCCGCGGGCATTGCCAAGGCCAAGAGCACCGACACCGACAAGCTGGTCGCGGCCTTCAAGGGGCTGCAGGTCGACACGCCCTTCGGCAAGATCAGCTACCGCCCGGAAGACCACCAGTCGACCATGGGCGCTTTCGTGGGCCGCACCAAGAACGAGGGCGGCAAGGGCGTGATGGTCAACTACGTGTACCTCGACGGTGCCGACGCCAAGTACCAGCCTCCCGCGGAAGAGCTGAAGAAGTCCCGCGCCAACGACTGA